In one Pseudomonadota bacterium genomic region, the following are encoded:
- a CDS encoding SOS response-associated peptidase: protein MPGRLFLTTPADEIARWAGVDSAPEQAPRRNVAPGQEVLTLTAEGARMMRWGLIPQGRKNARGRPVMEVLVNARSETVFDKSAYEGVHRALVPADGWYEWTGEARKKQAWRIRAAQGTPLAFAAIYDVWSAPGGLSVPQVATITCPPNGDVRDVHHRMGVILFPHQFVAWLGADQDAAAALMAPLPDGSLHVEKANDVDWEAP, encoded by the coding sequence TTGCCAGGGCGCCTTTTCCTCACCACGCCCGCCGACGAGATCGCGCGATGGGCGGGAGTGGACAGCGCGCCCGAGCAGGCGCCGCGGCGCAACGTGGCGCCGGGCCAGGAGGTGCTGACGCTCACGGCAGAGGGGGCCCGGATGATGCGCTGGGGCCTCATTCCGCAGGGCCGCAAGAATGCGCGGGGGCGGCCGGTGATGGAAGTCCTCGTGAATGCGCGCTCCGAGACCGTCTTCGACAAAAGCGCCTACGAGGGCGTGCACCGCGCACTGGTGCCTGCCGATGGCTGGTACGAATGGACCGGCGAGGCGCGCAAGAAGCAGGCTTGGCGCATCCGCGCCGCGCAAGGCACGCCTCTGGCCTTCGCGGCGATCTACGATGTCTGGTCGGCGCCGGGCGGGCTTAGCGTGCCCCAGGTGGCGACAATCACCTGCCCGCCGAACGGCGATGTCCGCGACGTTCATCACCGGATGGGCGTGATCCTCTTCCCGCACCAATTCGTGGCCTGGCTCGGCGCCGATCAAGACGCGGCGGCGGCGCTCATGGCCCCGCTGCCGGACGGATCCCTGCATGTCGAGAAGGCCAACGATGTCGATTGGGAGGCGCCGTGA
- a CDS encoding arylesterase translates to MRNFLTAAFLCIGTGAAAQSVTIAALGDSLTQGFGLPEQEGFVPQMEAWLAAQGAEVELINAGVSGDTTQGGLSRVGWTLTPEVDAMIVALGGNDLLRGIDPALSRANIEGILQAAEAAEVEVLLVGMEAPGNYGPDYKAAFDALYPELAEAYGTVFYPSFFAAFDGQADVPAELGKFIQADGIHPSAAGVTEIVADMGPAVLELIATVE, encoded by the coding sequence ATGCGCAACTTTCTGACAGCGGCATTTCTGTGCATCGGCACAGGGGCAGCCGCGCAATCGGTGACGATCGCGGCCCTGGGCGACAGTCTCACCCAGGGCTTCGGGCTCCCGGAGCAGGAGGGCTTCGTGCCGCAGATGGAGGCCTGGCTCGCCGCGCAGGGCGCGGAGGTGGAGCTGATCAATGCGGGCGTCTCCGGGGACACGACGCAGGGCGGGCTGAGCCGCGTGGGCTGGACCCTGACGCCCGAGGTCGACGCGATGATCGTGGCGCTCGGCGGCAACGACCTTCTGCGCGGGATCGACCCGGCGCTGAGCCGCGCCAATATCGAGGGGATCCTGCAGGCCGCAGAGGCGGCCGAGGTGGAGGTGCTGCTCGTGGGCATGGAGGCGCCGGGGAACTACGGGCCGGACTACAAAGCGGCCTTCGATGCGCTCTATCCCGAGCTGGCGGAGGCCTATGGCACCGTCTTCTACCCGAGCTTCTTCGCCGCCTTCGACGGGCAGGCGGACGTGCCCGCCGAGCTGGGAAAGTTCATCCAGGCCGACGGCATCCATCCCTCAGCCGCCGGCGTGACAGAGATCGTGGCGGATATGGGCCCCGCGGTGCTCGAGCTCATCGCGACCGTGGAGTAG
- a CDS encoding ATP-binding cassette domain-containing protein, with amino-acid sequence MSDPVLSLTDVSLSLKGNAGMVDILHGITLDVSRGETLALVGPSGSGKSSLLMVMGGLERATGGQIKALGQDLSPMNEDALARFRREHMGVVFQSFHLIPTMTALENVAVPLELSGATDAFERAEAELAAVGLGHRMGHFPAQMSGGEQQRVALARAAAPRPEILLADEPTGNLDGANGTAITDLLFGLQERHGATLVLVTHSPELAEKCSRVVQLRDGRIEDAEQALEAAQ; translated from the coding sequence ATGTCCGACCCCGTACTGTCGCTCACCGATGTCTCACTGTCGCTCAAGGGCAATGCCGGGATGGTCGATATCCTCCATGGCATCACCCTCGATGTGAGCCGGGGAGAGACGCTGGCGCTGGTGGGGCCGTCAGGCTCTGGCAAGTCTTCGCTCCTCATGGTCATGGGCGGTCTCGAACGCGCCACCGGGGGCCAGATCAAGGCGCTCGGCCAGGATCTCAGCCCGATGAACGAGGACGCGCTCGCCCGCTTCCGCAGGGAGCATATGGGGGTGGTCTTCCAGTCCTTCCACCTGATCCCCACGATGACGGCGCTGGAAAACGTCGCGGTGCCGCTGGAGCTTTCGGGCGCGACGGATGCCTTCGAGCGCGCTGAGGCGGAGCTCGCGGCCGTGGGCCTCGGGCACCGGATGGGCCACTTCCCGGCGCAGATGTCGGGCGGGGAGCAGCAGCGGGTCGCGCTTGCCCGGGCTGCCGCGCCGCGGCCCGAGATCCTGCTGGCAGACGAGCCCACCGGCAACCTCGATGGCGCCAACGGGACGGCGATCACCGACCTTCTCTTCGGGCTGCAGGAGCGCCACGGGGCGACGCTCGTGCTCGTCACGCATTCCCCTGAACTCGCGGAGAAATGCTCTCGCGTGGTCCAGCTCCGTGACGGGCGTATCGAAGATGCGGAGCAGGCGTTGGAAGCGGCGCAATGA
- a CDS encoding FtsX-like permease family protein: MSLALTFARRELRTGLHGFGIFLACLALGVAAIAAVGSVRASIEAGLAREGSALLGGDAEIEFTYRFATEEERAWMEDRALAVSEIVDFRSLAVAEVDGVTERGLTQVKAVDSAYPLIGTVELDPAQSLDAALADQGAVMERVLADRMGLAVGDTFALGTQDFTLAGTILNEPDSSAGGFGLGPRTLVLRTDLANSGLLEPGTLFSSKYRLDLPEGADLAALEEEAEARFSESGLRWTDARNGAPGISEFVDRLGAFLILVGLSGLAVGGVGVSAAVRAYLATKTSVIATLRTLGASRRVIFQTYFIQIGILTVIGLAIGLVLGAVLPLVFAPIIEARLPVPASFGIYPGPLLEAAVYGLLAALIFTLWPLARAEEIRPAALFRDALSSGSVLPGIRYLLATAILAAALVGTAAFFSETVWLTLWTAGGILGALVVLALSSILIRFAAKRMAATRAARGRTALRLALGAIGGPREEAASVVLSLGLGLSVLAAVGQIDGNLRGAITGELPDVAPSYFFVDIQNDQLEGFRERLDNDPEVSRVDSAPMLRGIITRINGQPAAEVAGNHWVLEGDRGVTYSTDVPGNTRVTAGEWWEPDYSGPPQISFAAEEAAEMGLELGDEMTINILGRDITGTITSFREVDFSNAGIGFILSMNPGALAGAPHTHIATVYASEAAEAPILRDLASQYPNITAIRVRDAIDRVADLLGGLAAATSYGASATLLTGFLVLIGAAAAGQRARTYEAAILKTLGASRAAILRSFAWRSTILGLGAGIVALIAGALGGWAVSHYIFETDYVLIWDNALAIIAAGIVTTLVAGLAFALGPLAARPAQVLRARE, encoded by the coding sequence ATGAGCCTCGCGCTGACCTTCGCGCGCCGCGAGCTGCGCACCGGGCTGCACGGCTTCGGCATCTTTCTGGCCTGTCTTGCCCTGGGCGTGGCGGCCATCGCCGCCGTGGGCTCGGTGCGCGCCTCTATCGAGGCCGGATTGGCGCGGGAAGGCTCCGCTCTTCTCGGCGGAGATGCCGAGATCGAATTCACCTACCGCTTCGCCACCGAGGAAGAGCGCGCCTGGATGGAAGACCGCGCGCTCGCCGTCTCGGAGATCGTGGATTTCCGCTCCCTCGCGGTGGCCGAGGTGGACGGCGTGACGGAGCGGGGCCTCACGCAGGTTAAAGCTGTCGACAGCGCCTACCCCCTCATTGGCACCGTGGAGCTCGACCCCGCGCAGTCGCTGGATGCCGCGCTTGCTGATCAGGGCGCGGTGATGGAGCGGGTGCTGGCAGATCGCATGGGTCTCGCCGTGGGAGATACCTTTGCCCTCGGCACGCAGGATTTCACGCTCGCGGGCACCATCCTCAACGAGCCAGACAGCTCCGCCGGGGGCTTCGGCCTTGGGCCACGGACGCTTGTGCTCCGTACCGATCTCGCCAATTCGGGCCTGCTCGAGCCAGGTACGCTCTTCTCCTCGAAATACCGGCTCGACTTGCCCGAAGGCGCGGATCTCGCCGCTCTCGAAGAAGAAGCCGAGGCCCGCTTTTCCGAAAGCGGCCTTCGCTGGACAGACGCGCGCAACGGCGCGCCGGGGATCTCGGAGTTCGTGGACCGCCTCGGCGCCTTCCTCATCCTCGTGGGCCTCTCTGGCCTCGCCGTGGGGGGCGTCGGTGTCTCCGCGGCAGTCCGCGCCTACCTCGCCACGAAGACCTCCGTCATCGCCACGCTCCGGACGCTCGGCGCATCGCGGCGGGTGATCTTCCAGACCTACTTCATCCAGATCGGCATCCTCACCGTCATCGGTCTTGCCATCGGGCTCGTGCTCGGCGCGGTGCTGCCCCTCGTCTTTGCGCCCATAATAGAGGCCCGGCTACCGGTGCCTGCAAGCTTCGGCATCTATCCCGGCCCGCTCCTCGAGGCCGCGGTCTATGGCCTTCTCGCCGCGCTGATCTTCACGCTCTGGCCCCTCGCGCGCGCGGAAGAGATCCGCCCCGCTGCGCTCTTCCGGGATGCGCTTTCGAGCGGCTCGGTCCTTCCGGGCATCCGCTACCTCTTGGCGACGGCCATCCTCGCCGCCGCGTTGGTGGGCACGGCGGCCTTCTTCTCCGAGACGGTCTGGCTGACGCTCTGGACGGCGGGCGGCATCCTGGGCGCGCTTGTCGTCCTCGCGCTTTCCTCGATCCTCATCCGTTTTGCGGCCAAGCGCATGGCGGCCACCCGCGCCGCGCGCGGGCGCACGGCACTCCGCCTTGCGCTCGGGGCCATCGGCGGCCCGCGGGAGGAGGCGGCCTCCGTCGTTCTCTCCCTCGGGCTCGGCCTCTCTGTCCTCGCTGCGGTGGGCCAGATCGACGGCAATCTGCGCGGCGCCATCACGGGGGAGCTGCCGGATGTGGCGCCGTCCTACTTTTTCGTCGACATCCAGAACGATCAGCTCGAGGGCTTCCGCGAACGGCTCGATAATGACCCCGAGGTGAGCCGGGTGGACAGCGCGCCCATGCTCCGCGGGATCATCACCCGCATCAACGGGCAGCCCGCCGCGGAGGTGGCCGGCAACCATTGGGTGCTCGAAGGCGATCGCGGCGTGACCTATTCCACGGACGTCCCCGGCAACACCCGCGTGACGGCGGGCGAGTGGTGGGAACCCGATTACAGCGGGCCGCCCCAGATCTCCTTTGCCGCCGAGGAAGCTGCCGAGATGGGGCTCGAGCTCGGCGACGAGATGACGATCAACATCCTCGGGCGCGATATCACGGGCACCATCACGTCCTTCCGGGAGGTGGACTTCTCCAATGCGGGCATCGGCTTCATCCTCTCGATGAACCCGGGCGCGCTGGCCGGCGCGCCCCACACCCACATCGCCACGGTCTATGCGAGCGAGGCCGCCGAGGCGCCGATCCTGCGCGATCTCGCGAGCCAGTACCCCAACATCACGGCGATCCGCGTGCGCGACGCCATCGACCGCGTGGCGGACCTCCTCGGCGGGCTGGCGGCGGCCACGTCCTACGGCGCGTCGGCGACGCTGCTCACGGGCTTTCTCGTCCTCATCGGAGCGGCTGCCGCGGGCCAGCGCGCGCGCACCTACGAGGCCGCGATCCTGAAGACGCTGGGCGCATCCCGCGCCGCGATCCTCAGGAGCTTCGCCTGGCGCTCCACCATCCTCGGCCTCGGCGCAGGCATCGTGGCGCTCATCGCGGGCGCACTCGGCGGCTGGGCCGTCAGCCACTACATCTTCGAGACGGACTACGTCCTGATCTGGGACAACGCGCTCGCCATCATCGCGGCAGGCATCGTCACGACGCTCGTGGCCGGCCTCGCCTTCGCCCTCGGCCCGCTCGCCGCGCGACCAGCGCAAGTCCTCCGGGCCCGGGAGTGA
- a CDS encoding gamma-glutamylcyclotransferase family protein: MEVFGYGSLVNRRTQDFGGTRLTLSGWRRVWVTTAARPAAFLSVEPHDAEIEGLSFAVPEVDLPGLDAREAQYDRLPREGGVVYSVPARNKTEGQAPILRSYLDVVLQGYFIEFGAAGIDRFMATTASWERGILDDRAAPIYPRAQVLTQAETSRFDALLASIPVIEKT, from the coding sequence ATGGAAGTCTTCGGCTACGGGTCGCTCGTGAACCGCCGCACGCAGGATTTCGGCGGCACGCGGCTGACGCTCTCGGGCTGGCGACGCGTCTGGGTGACGACCGCGGCGCGGCCCGCGGCCTTCCTCTCCGTCGAGCCCCATGACGCCGAGATCGAGGGGCTGAGTTTCGCGGTGCCGGAGGTGGATCTCCCCGGGCTCGACGCCCGCGAGGCGCAGTATGACCGGCTGCCGCGCGAGGGCGGCGTGGTCTATTCCGTCCCCGCGCGCAACAAGACCGAGGGGCAGGCTCCGATCCTCCGCAGCTATCTGGACGTCGTGCTGCAGGGCTATTTCATCGAGTTTGGCGCGGCGGGCATAGATCGCTTCATGGCCACCACCGCCTCTTGGGAGCGTGGCATCCTCGACGACCGGGCCGCGCCGATCTATCCGCGCGCCCAAGTGCTGACTCAGGCCGAAACCTCCCGCTTTGACGCGCTTCTCGCCTCAATACCGGTGATTGAAAAGACGTAG
- a CDS encoding MATE family efflux transporter yields the protein MAEASAKFLTGSLFRHISVMSFTASIGLMAIFLVDFVDMLFISMLGKEELAAAIGYAGAILFFTSSFGIGMAIACGALVARANGAGDEELAKQKATSSLIWGVVFASVFAALVWINVPTLARLVGASGATLELATTYLRIIVPSLPLLMIGMMGGAILRAYGDARRSMMATIVAGAVNAVLDPILIFGLDLELTGAAIASVCSRVALAAVALRPVILFHQGLAKPTTACLARDLSPLAIIAFPAILTQLATPVGQAYVTRAMAEFGEDAVAGMAIISRLVPVSFGILFALSGAIGPIIGQNYGAKQFDRVERALKEGLLFAALVVVVVAGLLFLARGPIADLFSATGVARDLLFLFCGPLALMWYFNGVIFVTNASFNNLGHPFYSTWVNWGRHTLGTIPFVILGAAWLGAEGVLIGQAVGGAIFAAVAVGLTLVVQRRARAEAVDTSPPVERQMRLLRLFNHRY from the coding sequence ATGGCAGAGGCTTCCGCGAAATTCCTGACCGGTAGCCTTTTCCGCCACATCTCGGTGATGTCGTTCACGGCCTCGATCGGGCTTATGGCGATCTTCCTCGTCGATTTCGTGGACATGCTCTTCATCTCCATGCTGGGGAAAGAGGAGCTCGCGGCGGCCATCGGCTATGCTGGCGCGATCCTCTTTTTCACGTCGTCATTCGGGATCGGCATGGCCATCGCCTGCGGCGCGCTCGTGGCGCGCGCGAACGGTGCGGGTGATGAAGAGCTCGCCAAGCAGAAGGCGACCTCGTCGCTCATCTGGGGCGTTGTCTTTGCCTCCGTCTTCGCCGCGCTCGTCTGGATCAACGTGCCGACGCTTGCGCGCCTCGTCGGCGCCTCGGGCGCGACCCTCGAGCTTGCCACCACCTATCTCAGGATCATCGTGCCGTCCCTCCCGCTCCTGATGATCGGGATGATGGGCGGCGCGATCCTGCGGGCCTACGGGGATGCGCGGCGCTCCATGATGGCCACCATCGTGGCGGGCGCCGTCAACGCGGTGCTCGATCCGATCCTGATCTTCGGGCTCGATCTCGAGCTGACCGGCGCGGCCATCGCCTCGGTCTGTTCTCGCGTGGCGCTCGCCGCGGTGGCACTGAGGCCCGTCATCCTCTTTCACCAAGGCCTCGCAAAGCCCACCACGGCCTGCCTTGCGCGCGATCTCAGCCCACTGGCCATCATCGCCTTCCCGGCCATTCTTACGCAGCTCGCGACCCCCGTGGGGCAGGCCTATGTCACGCGCGCCATGGCGGAGTTCGGGGAGGATGCCGTGGCCGGAATGGCGATCATCTCCCGGCTCGTGCCGGTCTCGTTCGGCATTCTTTTCGCGCTGTCCGGCGCAATCGGCCCGATCATCGGGCAGAATTACGGGGCCAAGCAATTCGACCGGGTGGAGCGCGCGCTGAAGGAGGGGCTGCTCTTTGCCGCCCTCGTGGTGGTCGTGGTCGCGGGGCTGCTCTTCCTCGCGCGAGGGCCTATCGCGGATCTCTTCTCTGCGACCGGCGTGGCGCGGGATCTGCTTTTCCTCTTCTGCGGGCCGCTCGCGCTCATGTGGTATTTCAACGGGGTGATCTTCGTCACCAACGCCTCCTTCAACAACCTGGGACACCCGTTCTACTCGACATGGGTGAACTGGGGGCGGCACACGCTCGGCACTATCCCCTTCGTCATCCTCGGCGCGGCATGGCTCGGGGCGGAGGGTGTCTTGATCGGGCAGGCGGTGGGCGGCGCGATCTTTGCCGCGGTGGCCGTGGGGCTCACGCTCGTGGTGCAACGGCGGGCGCGGGCGGAGGCGGTGGATACCTCGCCTCCGGTGGAGCGGCAGATGCGGCTCCTACGTCTTTTCAATCACCGGTATTGA
- the gltX gene encoding glutamate--tRNA ligase translates to MTTTRFAPSPTGYLHIGNLRPALMNYLIARRAGGTFILRIDDTDPERSKQEYVDAIQRDLEWLGIGWDRIEYQSKRLDRYAEAAYKMRGMARLYEAFETPTELDLKRKKQLNMGKPPVYDRSALALSDAEKDALRAERSGHWRFKLDWERITWTDGILGDLSIDAASVSDPVLIRGDGQVLYTLASVVDDTEMGITHVVRGSDHVTNTATQIQMIRALGFEPPAFAHHSLLTGAQGEALSKRLGTLALRDLREAGVEPPALLSLMARLGSSDPVELHASLDDLAAGFDLSKFGSAPTKFDADDLYPLTARYLHGQPFEAVAPAIARAGVPTDKAEPFWSAIRENITTLNDLEGWWALLRDGAEPLIEEEDRAFIVEALALLPEERGPETWGAWTAEVKEKTGRKGKGLFQPLRKALTGQSHGPDMAAVLPLMQVIRAKG, encoded by the coding sequence ATGACCACCACGCGCTTTGCACCCTCGCCCACGGGCTACCTGCATATCGGCAATCTCAGGCCCGCGCTCATGAATTACCTCATCGCGCGCCGCGCCGGGGGCACCTTCATCCTGCGCATCGACGACACCGATCCCGAGCGGTCCAAGCAGGAATACGTGGATGCGATCCAGCGCGATCTGGAATGGCTGGGGATCGGATGGGACCGGATCGAATACCAGTCGAAACGGCTCGACCGCTACGCCGAGGCCGCCTACAAGATGCGCGGGATGGCGCGGCTCTACGAGGCCTTCGAAACGCCCACAGAGCTCGATCTCAAGCGCAAGAAACAGCTCAACATGGGCAAGCCGCCGGTCTACGACCGCTCGGCACTGGCGCTTAGCGACGCAGAGAAGGACGCGCTGCGCGCAGAGCGGAGCGGGCATTGGCGCTTCAAACTCGATTGGGAGCGCATCACGTGGACCGACGGGATCCTCGGTGATCTCTCCATCGATGCGGCCTCGGTCTCGGACCCGGTGCTCATTCGCGGCGACGGGCAGGTGCTCTATACGCTGGCCTCCGTGGTGGACGACACAGAGATGGGGATCACCCATGTCGTCCGCGGCTCCGACCATGTGACGAACACGGCCACACAGATCCAGATGATCCGCGCGCTGGGCTTCGAGCCGCCGGCATTCGCGCACCATTCGCTCCTGACCGGGGCGCAGGGCGAGGCGCTCTCAAAGCGGCTCGGCACACTGGCGCTGCGCGATCTGCGCGAGGCCGGGGTGGAGCCGCCGGCGCTCCTGTCGCTGATGGCGCGGCTCGGCTCGTCGGACCCGGTGGAGCTGCACGCCTCGCTCGATGACCTCGCGGCGGGCTTCGACCTTTCCAAGTTCGGCAGCGCGCCGACCAAGTTCGACGCGGATGATCTCTATCCGCTCACGGCCCGTTACCTTCATGGCCAGCCCTTCGAGGCGGTGGCCCCGGCCATCGCGCGTGCGGGCGTGCCCACGGACAAGGCGGAGCCCTTCTGGTCGGCCATTCGCGAAAACATCACCACGCTCAACGACCTGGAGGGCTGGTGGGCCCTCCTGCGCGACGGCGCCGAGCCGCTCATCGAAGAGGAGGATCGCGCGTTCATCGTCGAGGCCCTGGCCCTGCTCCCCGAAGAGCGCGGCCCGGAGACCTGGGGCGCCTGGACCGCGGAGGTGAAGGAAAAGACGGGGCGGAAGGGCAAGGGCCTTTTCCAGCCGCTCAGAAAAGCTTTGACAGGACAAAGTCATGGCCCTGACATGGCGGCGGTCCTGCCACTCATGCAGGTGATCCGCGCAAAAGGGTGA
- a CDS encoding DUF1801 domain-containing protein, whose product MADNKTAMTDASPEAFIAAVEHPTRRADAEVLHAMFTRVTGWQARMWGPSLIGYGSYHYRYASGREGDMLATGFSPRKANQSIYIMPGYQDYASILARLGKHKTGSACLYVTKLADIDLDVLEELVRTGLKDLSEKYPVVPT is encoded by the coding sequence GTGGCAGATAACAAAACTGCGATGACCGATGCCTCGCCCGAGGCATTCATCGCCGCCGTTGAGCACCCCACCCGCCGCGCCGATGCCGAGGTGCTGCATGCCATGTTCACCCGCGTGACTGGCTGGCAGGCGCGCATGTGGGGGCCCTCGCTGATCGGCTACGGGAGCTACCACTACCGCTACGCAAGCGGGCGGGAGGGAGACATGCTTGCCACCGGCTTCTCTCCCCGCAAGGCCAACCAATCGATCTACATCATGCCGGGCTACCAGGATTACGCTTCGATCCTCGCGCGGCTCGGCAAGCACAAGACCGGGTCGGCCTGTCTCTACGTGACGAAGCTCGCCGATATCGACCTCGACGTGCTCGAGGAGCTGGTGCGCACGGGCCTGAAGGACCTGTCCGAGAAGTACCCAGTCGTGCCGACCTGA
- a CDS encoding MBL fold metallo-hydrolase, which translates to MALSRRSLLASAAAAPLLPLAATATAGGHAATAPQNVARTFAVGDFTVTTLLAGSGVRDEPQGTFGMNVSAEEFAEVSAANFISSESYVGSFTPVVVQTGSETILFDTGLPGDGVPSALVSMGLAPSDITHVVLTHMHPDHIGGMTNDAGEVYTNAAYVTGRVEYDFWNGSDNRIGQAMATKVTPFAERMTFLEDGQDVRGGITAMAAFGHTPGHMAYMISSGDDQLLITADMANHHVWSLANPDWEVRFDGDKDAAAATRRRVLGMLAADRIPMAGYHMPFPAVGYVETDGDGFRWTPVTYQMMPS; encoded by the coding sequence ATGGCTCTCTCCCGTCGCTCTCTCCTCGCCTCCGCTGCCGCCGCGCCACTCCTGCCGCTCGCCGCGACCGCCACCGCTGGCGGCCACGCCGCGACCGCACCACAGAATGTCGCTCGGACGTTCGCGGTGGGGGACTTCACGGTGACGACGCTCCTCGCGGGCTCCGGTGTCCGCGACGAACCTCAAGGCACGTTCGGGATGAATGTCAGCGCCGAGGAATTCGCCGAGGTCTCCGCTGCGAATTTCATCTCGTCTGAAAGCTACGTGGGCTCGTTCACGCCCGTCGTGGTGCAAACAGGCTCGGAGACGATCCTCTTCGATACAGGCCTGCCCGGCGACGGGGTGCCGAGCGCGCTGGTCAGCATGGGCCTCGCACCGTCGGACATCACCCATGTCGTGCTCACCCACATGCATCCCGACCATATCGGCGGGATGACGAATGACGCGGGCGAGGTCTATACCAACGCCGCCTACGTCACCGGTCGCGTGGAGTACGATTTCTGGAACGGCAGCGACAACCGCATCGGGCAGGCCATGGCCACGAAGGTGACGCCCTTCGCCGAGCGGATGACCTTCCTCGAGGACGGTCAGGACGTGCGCGGCGGCATCACGGCGATGGCCGCCTTCGGCCACACGCCAGGGCACATGGCCTACATGATCTCGTCAGGCGACGATCAGCTCTTGATCACTGCGGACATGGCCAATCACCACGTCTGGTCGCTGGCCAATCCGGATTGGGAAGTGCGCTTTGACGGGGACAAGGACGCCGCAGCCGCCACGCGGCGCCGGGTGCTGGGCATGCTGGCCGCAGATCGCATCCCGATGGCGGGCTATCACATGCCGTTCCCGGCAGTGGGCTACGTGGAGACCGATGGAGACGGCTTCCGCTGGACACCCGTCACCTACCAGATGATGCCGTCTTAG
- a CDS encoding alpha-hydroxy acid oxidase produces the protein MGLDRAASIDDLRARAKARIPRFAFDLVDGGAESERNLRRNSEAFEEVELTPRYMQDVGQIDMSAEVLGMRFDAPFGMAPIGMLNAFWPDADRMLARLCARQNVPYCASSAASTTLEELAEAADGHGWFQLYVSGDASVTEGLVSRAEAAGYDVMIVTADVPAAGKRDRDIRNQLSVPFKFTPDVLMQLAGKPYWSLLSLLHGKPNIANYADLLKAATSYADVQKTLITPSFKWDDLAKLRSRWKGKLLVKGILHPDDALRCAELGCDGIIVSNHGGRQVAFGPPTIEALPPISAAVGGRVSVLLDSGIRRGADILRAKARGADFVLAGRALAYGVGAGGAAGAARAWDILTLELERALGQLGVPRFADVDARALTKHAEDAAPKGAAAKVHVL, from the coding sequence ATGGGTCTCGATCGCGCCGCTTCCATCGACGACCTGCGGGCGCGGGCCAAGGCGCGGATTCCGCGCTTTGCCTTTGATCTCGTGGATGGCGGCGCGGAGAGCGAGCGCAACCTGCGCCGCAATTCCGAGGCCTTCGAGGAGGTCGAGCTCACGCCACGCTACATGCAGGACGTGGGCCAGATCGACATGAGCGCCGAGGTGCTCGGGATGCGCTTCGACGCGCCCTTTGGCATGGCGCCCATCGGCATGCTCAACGCCTTCTGGCCCGATGCAGACAGGATGTTGGCGCGGCTTTGCGCGCGCCAGAATGTCCCCTATTGCGCGAGTTCGGCGGCCTCCACCACGCTGGAGGAGCTGGCCGAGGCGGCAGACGGCCATGGGTGGTTTCAGCTATACGTGTCGGGGGATGCGAGCGTCACCGAGGGCCTCGTGAGCCGCGCGGAGGCGGCGGGCTACGACGTCATGATCGTGACAGCGGACGTGCCCGCGGCGGGAAAGCGAGATCGCGACATCCGCAATCAGCTGAGCGTGCCTTTCAAGTTCACGCCCGACGTTCTGATGCAGCTCGCGGGGAAACCCTATTGGTCACTCCTCAGTCTGCTTCACGGGAAGCCCAATATCGCCAACTATGCCGACCTGCTGAAGGCGGCCACGTCATATGCAGACGTGCAGAAGACGCTGATCACCCCGTCCTTCAAGTGGGACGATCTCGCCAAGTTGCGGTCGCGATGGAAGGGAAAGCTCCTCGTGAAGGGCATTCTTCATCCGGACGACGCGCTGCGCTGTGCGGAGCTGGGCTGTGACGGGATCATCGTGTCCAATCACGGCGGGCGGCAGGTGGCGTTCGGGCCGCCCACGATCGAGGCCCTCCCCCCGATCTCTGCGGCTGTCGGAGGGCGCGTGAGCGTCCTTCTGGACAGTGGCATCCGGCGCGGGGCCGATATCTTGCGTGCGAAGGCGCGGGGCGCGGATTTCGTGCTGGCCGGTCGCGCTCTGGCCTACGGCGTTGGGGCGGGTGGCGCTGCAGGGGCAGCGCGGGCCTGGGACATTCTCACGCTCGAACTCGAACGCGCCCTGGGCCAACTCGGGGTGCCGCGCTTTGCGGACGTCGATGCCCGTGCCCTGACGAAGCACGCCGAGGATGCGGCGCCAAAAGGCGCCGCCGCCAAGGTGCACGTGCTCTAA